The proteins below come from a single uncultured Carboxylicivirga sp. genomic window:
- the nadD gene encoding nicotinate (nicotinamide) nucleotide adenylyltransferase has translation MKQIGLFFGSFNPIHIGHLALANYMCEFEEMDEVWFVVSPQNPFKITDDLLNTDERIIMAKLATAAYPKFKVEDIETRMPIPSYTIDTLTELRKEHNDCFFNIIMGADNIVNVHQWKDSDRIISDYCILVYPRTGYTTNNLSLPLSVKITDAPIIEISSTQIREWLKKGLNIPYFITPSVADYIDIQQLYQ, from the coding sequence ATGAAACAAATCGGCCTTTTCTTCGGATCGTTTAATCCGATACACATCGGACATTTAGCTTTAGCTAATTATATGTGCGAATTCGAAGAAATGGACGAAGTTTGGTTTGTAGTTAGTCCTCAAAATCCATTCAAAATAACCGACGATTTATTAAATACAGATGAACGTATAATTATGGCTAAGCTGGCAACTGCTGCTTATCCTAAATTTAAGGTGGAAGATATTGAAACAAGGATGCCGATACCCTCCTATACAATCGATACTTTAACCGAACTTAGAAAAGAACACAACGATTGCTTTTTTAATATTATCATGGGAGCTGATAATATCGTTAATGTGCATCAATGGAAAGACAGCGATCGAATTATTAGCGATTATTGCATTCTGGTATATCCCCGAACGGGTTATACGACCAATAACCTATCATTGCCATTAAGTGTTAAAATCACCGATGCTCCTATCATCGAAATTTCATCAACGCAAATCAGAGAATGGTTAAAAAAAGGGTTAAACATCCCCTACTTCATCACACCTTCAGTTGCTGATTACATTGATATTCAACAGTTATACCAATAA
- a CDS encoding endonuclease/exonuclease/phosphatase family protein, which yields MLNKLMKFLLVILVVTGSFTIAQAQTYKAGVIAFYNLENLFDTINTPNVRDTEFTPLGDKKWDGKRYWDKISNMAEVISELGSDKGVGAPAVVGLSELENKAVIEDLVNDPKLKPYNYQIVHYDSPDKRGVDVCLIYQPRYFQVTNSKSIPLLIYNQETGERIYTRDQLMVSGIFDGEPMHFIVNHWPSRYGGEARSAPLREEAAKLSRSIVDSICATDANAKVILMGDLNDDPINESVTMYLRGIGKKNKMKDGDMFNTMYKHYKNGIGTLAYRDKWNLFDQVMITESLMGTDYSTYKFKSSHIYNKPKMIVPEGRYKGYPLRTYVGDRYQGGYSDHFPVYIILLKEI from the coding sequence ATGTTAAATAAATTGATGAAATTTCTATTGGTAATTCTTGTAGTTACCGGTTCTTTCACCATTGCTCAGGCGCAAACCTATAAGGCCGGGGTAATTGCCTTTTATAATCTCGAAAACTTATTTGATACCATAAATACTCCTAATGTGCGAGATACTGAATTTACTCCTTTGGGTGATAAAAAATGGGATGGTAAACGATATTGGGATAAGATTAGCAACATGGCCGAGGTTATTTCAGAGCTTGGTTCAGACAAGGGAGTTGGGGCGCCTGCTGTTGTTGGTTTGAGCGAGCTAGAAAATAAGGCTGTAATTGAAGATTTGGTTAATGATCCAAAGTTAAAACCCTATAATTATCAGATTGTACACTACGATTCGCCTGATAAAAGGGGCGTGGATGTTTGTTTGATCTATCAACCTCGATATTTTCAGGTTACCAATTCAAAATCGATTCCTTTGCTTATTTATAATCAGGAAACAGGAGAGCGAATTTATACTAGAGATCAATTGATGGTGTCCGGTATTTTTGATGGGGAGCCTATGCACTTTATCGTTAATCACTGGCCATCGCGTTATGGAGGTGAGGCCCGAAGTGCTCCATTGCGTGAAGAGGCTGCTAAATTAAGTCGATCAATAGTAGATTCCATTTGTGCGACCGATGCCAACGCAAAAGTTATTTTAATGGGGGATTTAAATGATGATCCTATTAACGAGAGTGTTACGATGTATTTGCGTGGAATTGGTAAAAAGAACAAAATGAAAGATGGAGATATGTTTAATACCATGTATAAACACTATAAAAACGGTATTGGAACACTTGCATATCGAGATAAATGGAACCTTTTTGACCAAGTAATGATTACTGAATCGTTGATGGGTACTGATTATTCAACTTATAAATTTAAATCATCGCATATATATAATAAACCAAAAATGATTGTACCTGAAGGTCGTTATAAAGGATATCCTTTACGTACTTATGTAGGCGATCGTTATCAAGGTGGTTACAGCGATCACTTCCCGGTTTATATTATATTGCTAAAAGAAATTTAG
- a CDS encoding MerR family transcriptional regulator, producing MAVYSIKDLEKISGIKAHTIRIWERRYKLVEPQRTSTNIRFYNDDDLKRLLNVSILNQNGYKISKIAEMSQAELRNKVLDLCVDSGNIDVQIESLMVAMLELNEAKFSSVLTNTILQLGFESTVESILFPFLERIGVLWQAGTITPAQEHFISNLIRQKLIVAIDKEMESFVSKSDKSIVFFLPENELHEIGLLFYSLIARKEGYNVIYLGASVPIDDLKVIMGARKVDVLFTSFVSANSKEELEETLVELGEAVEQCPVFVMGLQIKELQPKMSDQFIKILSAENFIDELTKL from the coding sequence ATGGCAGTTTATTCGATTAAGGATCTTGAAAAAATATCGGGTATTAAGGCTCACACCATTCGTATTTGGGAGCGTCGTTATAAATTAGTTGAACCTCAGCGTACTTCAACTAATATAAGGTTTTATAATGATGATGATCTCAAGCGTTTACTTAATGTTTCAATTCTTAATCAGAATGGATATAAGATTTCGAAAATTGCAGAGATGAGCCAGGCTGAATTGCGTAATAAAGTTCTGGATCTTTGTGTGGATTCGGGAAATATTGATGTTCAAATTGAAAGTTTGATGGTTGCAATGCTTGAATTAAACGAAGCAAAGTTTTCAAGTGTTTTAACTAATACTATTTTACAACTGGGATTTGAATCGACTGTAGAATCCATTCTTTTTCCATTTTTAGAACGAATAGGAGTACTTTGGCAGGCAGGAACCATTACTCCGGCACAGGAACATTTTATATCTAATCTTATCCGCCAAAAGCTTATCGTTGCAATTGACAAAGAAATGGAAAGCTTTGTTTCTAAATCGGATAAGAGCATTGTGTTTTTTCTACCCGAAAATGAGTTGCATGAAATAGGATTGTTATTTTATAGTCTGATTGCTCGAAAAGAAGGGTATAATGTAATTTACCTGGGAGCTTCGGTTCCTATTGATGATTTAAAAGTGATTATGGGAGCACGAAAGGTTGATGTATTATTTACCTCATTTGTGTCGGCAAATTCAAAAGAAGAATTAGAAGAAACTTTAGTTGAATTGGGAGAAGCTGTTGAGCAATGTCCTGTTTTTGTAATGGGGCTTCAGATAAAGGAACTTCAACCTAAAATGTCAGATCAGTTTATAAAGATACTGTCTGCAGAAAATTTTATTGATGAGTTAACTAAATTGTAG
- a CDS encoding YicC/YloC family endoribonuclease, producing MVHSMTGFGKGICELPNKKINIEIKSLNSKQLDLNTRIPNLYREKEIEIRNTVGKKLTRGKVDVSFYVEAATSDKITKVNQQVIKDYYAQLKQVSADLGLSENTDFLKVIMPLPDTVKVELAELNENEWKAIAVAIEDAIEDITAFRQREGKALEADIRQRITTIDELLQEVPNFETQRIDKIRTRIKENLEEVAVQTQVDENRFEQEIIFYLEKLDITEEKVRLANHLKYFIETLEASDVVGKKLGFITQEIGREINTLGSKANDADLQKVVIRMKDELEKIKEQILNIL from the coding sequence ATGGTTCATTCAATGACAGGCTTTGGGAAAGGCATTTGTGAACTTCCCAACAAAAAAATCAACATAGAGATTAAATCACTGAACAGCAAACAGCTGGATTTAAACACACGTATTCCTAATTTGTATCGCGAAAAAGAAATTGAAATTCGTAATACGGTTGGTAAAAAGCTAACCCGAGGGAAAGTAGATGTGAGTTTTTATGTTGAGGCAGCCACTTCGGACAAAATCACCAAAGTAAACCAACAAGTAATAAAAGATTACTATGCTCAACTAAAACAAGTATCGGCCGATTTAGGTCTTTCGGAAAACACCGATTTTTTGAAGGTAATTATGCCATTGCCCGATACAGTTAAAGTTGAATTGGCCGAATTGAATGAAAATGAATGGAAAGCCATTGCCGTTGCTATTGAAGATGCCATTGAAGATATAACTGCTTTCCGCCAAAGAGAAGGTAAAGCTTTAGAAGCTGATATTCGCCAGAGAATTACAACCATCGACGAATTATTACAAGAGGTACCTAATTTTGAAACACAACGAATTGATAAAATTCGTACACGTATAAAAGAAAACCTTGAAGAAGTAGCTGTTCAAACACAAGTTGACGAAAACCGATTTGAACAGGAAATTATCTTTTATCTTGAAAAGCTTGACATAACTGAAGAAAAAGTGCGCTTAGCCAACCACTTAAAATACTTTATCGAAACATTAGAAGCCAGTGATGTTGTTGGTAAAAAGCTAGGATTCATCACTCAGGAAATTGGGCGGGAAATCAACACATTAGGTTCGAAAGCCAACGATGCGGACTTACAAAAAGTAGTGATCAGGATGAAAGATGAATTAGAGAAAATTAAGGAGCAAATCCTCAATATTCTTTAA
- the gmk gene encoding guanylate kinase has translation MTKKGKLLIFSAPSGSGKSTIVQALLKKNFNLEFSISATSRAPRGEEQHGCEYYFLTPDEFRNKISEDAFLEWEEVYTDTYYGTLRSEVERITNAGNNVVFDVDVVGGVNIKKEFNDTALSIFVQPPSIEVLEQRLIGRATDTPEKIKERLAKAEYELGFASQFDEVVVNDNLEHAIQQTEELLTNFLK, from the coding sequence ATGACTAAAAAAGGTAAATTACTTATATTTTCTGCACCATCAGGTTCGGGTAAAAGTACTATTGTACAAGCTTTATTAAAAAAGAATTTCAACCTCGAGTTTTCAATATCAGCAACAAGTCGAGCTCCAAGAGGAGAAGAACAACACGGTTGCGAATATTACTTTTTAACGCCTGACGAATTCAGAAATAAAATTAGCGAAGATGCTTTTCTGGAATGGGAAGAAGTGTATACCGATACCTATTACGGTACTCTCAGAAGCGAAGTGGAACGTATCACAAATGCGGGTAATAATGTTGTTTTTGATGTTGATGTTGTGGGCGGCGTAAATATCAAAAAGGAATTTAACGATACTGCATTAAGTATTTTTGTTCAACCACCTTCAATCGAAGTTTTAGAGCAGCGCTTGATTGGAAGAGCCACCGACACTCCTGAAAAAATTAAAGAGCGTTTGGCTAAAGCCGAGTACGAGTTAGGCTTTGCCTCTCAGTTCGACGAGGTAGTAGTTAACGACAATTTGGAGCACGCCATCCAACAAACAGAAGAGTTATTAACTAACTTTTTAAAGTAA